In Gossypium hirsutum isolate 1008001.06 chromosome D06, Gossypium_hirsutum_v2.1, whole genome shotgun sequence, one genomic interval encodes:
- the LOC107901263 gene encoding casein kinase 1-like protein 3 isoform X1 → MERIIGGKFKLGRKIGSGSFGEIYLATHIDTFEIVAVKIENSRTKHPQLLYEAKLYNILQGGSGIPSIKWSGVDGEENVLVLDLLGPSLEDLFVYCGRKFSLKTVLMLADQMITRIEYVHSKGFLHRDIKPDNFLMGLGRKANQVYIIDFGLAKRYRDSITNRHIPYRENKNLTGTARYASCNTHLGIEQSRRDDLESLGYVLLYFLRGSLPWQGLKAATKKQKYDKICEKKVSTPIEVLCKSHPVEFASYFHYCHSLTFDQRPDYGFLKRLFRDLFAREGYEFDYIFDWTIIKYQQAQKSRSQHQLSPIPGGSSSRPLPVDVDNHQGGFNATYSTDIIRSNNAPGQGVRMQFKPTTGKNLISETTIDKNIFDPHTPSSSFAPAGTSKRNGQKSTAPPDAANSGHGQGNKIRSSSSLFSSLQRISSAK, encoded by the exons CTACGCATATCGATACTTTTGAGATCGTCGCTGTTAAGATC GAGAACAGTAGAACAAAGCATCCGCAGCTGCTGTACGAAGCCAAATTGTACAATATTCTTCAAGGAGGAA GTGGAATTCCAAGCATAAAATGGTCAGGTGTTGATGGGGAAGAAAATGTACTTGTTCTCGATTTGCTTGGACCGAGTCTGGAAGATCTTTTTGTGTACTGTGGCAGGAAGTTTTCGCTGAAAACTGTCTTAATGTTGGCTGATCAAATG ATTACAAGAATTGAGTATGTTCACTCGAAGGGATTTCTCCATAGAGATATAAAGCCTGATAACTTCCTCATGGGACTTGGTCGCAAAGCAAATCAGGTTTATATAATTGATTTTGGGCTTGCTAAAAGATACCGAGACTCCATAACTAATCGCCACATTCCTTATAG AGAAAACAAGAATTTAACGGGAACAGCACGTTATGCAAGTTGCAACACACATCTTGGAATAG AGCAAAGCCGGCGGGATGATTTGGAGTCACTTGGATATgtacttttatattttcttagaGGAAG CCTTCCATGGCAAGGTTTGAAAGCTGCAACAAAGAAGCagaaatatgataaaatatgtgAGAAGAAGGTGTCCACTCCTATTGAG GTCCTATGTAAGTCTCATCCCGTGGAGTTTGCATCATACTTTCATTATTGTCATTCCTTGACATTTGATCAACGACCTGATTATGGATTCTTGAAGCGTCTGTTCCGTGATTTATTTGCTCGTGAAG GTTATGAGTTTGACTACATATTTGACTGGACGATCATCAAGTACCAGCAGGCCCAGAAAAGCAGATCTCAGCATCAGTTGTCT CCAATTCCTGGAGGTAGCAGCAGTCGCCCATTACCAGTTGATGTGGATAATCATCAAG GAGGCTTCAATGCTACTTATTCTACTGACATCATTAGATCAAACAATGCTCCAGGTCAAGGTGTTCGCATGCAATTTAAACCAACAACAGGAAAGAACTTGATTTCTGAGACTACTATTGATAAAAAT ATTTTTGACCCTCACACACCCTCATCTTCATTTGCACCTGCTGGCACCTCAAAAAGAAATGGTCAGAAATCAACAGCGCCCCCTGACGCTGCTAATTCTGGCCATGGACAGGGAAACAAAATCAGATCTTCTAGTAGTTTGTTTTCATCATTGCAGCGCATTTCTTCTGCCAAATGA
- the LOC107901263 gene encoding casein kinase 1-like protein 3 isoform X2 produces the protein MERIIGGKFKLGRKIGSGSFGEIYLATHIDTFEIVAVKIENSRTKHPQLLYEAKLYNILQGGSGIPSIKWSGVDGEENVLVLDLLGPSLEDLFVYCGRKFSLKTVLMLADQMITRIEYVHSKGFLHRDIKPDNFLMGLGRKANQVYIIDFGLAKRYRDSITNRHIPYRENKNLTGTARYASCNTHLGIEQSRRDDLESLGYVLLYFLRGSLPWQGLKAATKKQKYDKICEKKVSTPIEVLCKSHPVEFASYFHYCHSLTFDQRPDYGFLKRLFRDLFAREGYEFDYIFDWTIIKYQQAQKSRSQHQLSPIPGGSSSRPLPVDVDNHQGQGVRMQFKPTTGKNLISETTIDKNIFDPHTPSSSFAPAGTSKRNGQKSTAPPDAANSGHGQGNKIRSSSSLFSSLQRISSAK, from the exons CTACGCATATCGATACTTTTGAGATCGTCGCTGTTAAGATC GAGAACAGTAGAACAAAGCATCCGCAGCTGCTGTACGAAGCCAAATTGTACAATATTCTTCAAGGAGGAA GTGGAATTCCAAGCATAAAATGGTCAGGTGTTGATGGGGAAGAAAATGTACTTGTTCTCGATTTGCTTGGACCGAGTCTGGAAGATCTTTTTGTGTACTGTGGCAGGAAGTTTTCGCTGAAAACTGTCTTAATGTTGGCTGATCAAATG ATTACAAGAATTGAGTATGTTCACTCGAAGGGATTTCTCCATAGAGATATAAAGCCTGATAACTTCCTCATGGGACTTGGTCGCAAAGCAAATCAGGTTTATATAATTGATTTTGGGCTTGCTAAAAGATACCGAGACTCCATAACTAATCGCCACATTCCTTATAG AGAAAACAAGAATTTAACGGGAACAGCACGTTATGCAAGTTGCAACACACATCTTGGAATAG AGCAAAGCCGGCGGGATGATTTGGAGTCACTTGGATATgtacttttatattttcttagaGGAAG CCTTCCATGGCAAGGTTTGAAAGCTGCAACAAAGAAGCagaaatatgataaaatatgtgAGAAGAAGGTGTCCACTCCTATTGAG GTCCTATGTAAGTCTCATCCCGTGGAGTTTGCATCATACTTTCATTATTGTCATTCCTTGACATTTGATCAACGACCTGATTATGGATTCTTGAAGCGTCTGTTCCGTGATTTATTTGCTCGTGAAG GTTATGAGTTTGACTACATATTTGACTGGACGATCATCAAGTACCAGCAGGCCCAGAAAAGCAGATCTCAGCATCAGTTGTCT CCAATTCCTGGAGGTAGCAGCAGTCGCCCATTACCAGTTGATGTGGATAATCATCAAG GTCAAGGTGTTCGCATGCAATTTAAACCAACAACAGGAAAGAACTTGATTTCTGAGACTACTATTGATAAAAAT ATTTTTGACCCTCACACACCCTCATCTTCATTTGCACCTGCTGGCACCTCAAAAAGAAATGGTCAGAAATCAACAGCGCCCCCTGACGCTGCTAATTCTGGCCATGGACAGGGAAACAAAATCAGATCTTCTAGTAGTTTGTTTTCATCATTGCAGCGCATTTCTTCTGCCAAATGA